In Providencia sneebia DSM 19967, one DNA window encodes the following:
- the metH gene encoding methionine synthase has protein sequence MSSKISQLEHELQKRILVLDGAMGTMIQKYKLTEEQFRGERFIDWTSDVKGNNDLLVLTQPDIIREIHNQYFDAGADIVETNTFNSTSIAMADYKMESLSAEINEAAARIARECADEWTRKTPEKPRYVAGVLGPTNRTASISPDVNDPAFRNISFDQLVDAYRESTRALIKGGVDLIMIETIFDTLNAKAAIFAVETEFEALGITLPIMISGTITDASGRTLSGQTTEAFYNSLRHAQPLSFGLNCALGPDELRQYVSELSRIAECYVSAHPNAGLPNAFGEYDLDAQNMAGQIREWAQAGFLNIVGGCCGTTPLHIKKMAEAVKGIAPRILPKQPVECRLSGLEPLNIGKTSLFVNVGERTNVTGSAKFKRLIKEGNYQEALDVARQQVENGAQIIDINMDEGMLDAEAAMVRFLNLIAGEPDIARVPIMIDSSKWAVIEKGLKCIQGKGIVNSISMKEGEAAFIGHAKLVRKYGAAMVVMAFDEAGQADTRERKIEICRRAYQILTKTVHFPPEDIIFDPNIFAVATGIEEHNNYAVDFIEVCKDIKEQLPHAMISGGVSNVSFSFRGNDPVREAIHAVFLYYAIRNGMDMGIVNAGQLAIYDDLPAELKDAVEDVILNRREDSTERLLELAEKYRATSSGEQQVQQAEWRSWEVEKRLEYALVKGITEFITEDTEEARQRATSPIEVIEGPLMNGMNVVGDLFGEGKMFLPQVVKSARVMKQAVAYLEPYIQELKQSGSSAGKILLATVKGDVHDIGKNIVGVVLQCNNYEIIDLGVMVPCETILKTAREQHVDIIGLSGLITPSLDEMVHVAKEMERQGFTLPLMIGGATTSKAHTAVKIEPNYSHSVTYVQNASRTVGVVSALLSATQKEAFVERTRREYEVVREQHGRRRPKTPPVSLEAARSNAVKIDWQNYQPVVPRFIGVKEVKASIDTLRHYIDWTPFFMTWSLAGKYPRILEDEIIGEEARKLLCDANEMLDKLAKNKSLTPRGVFGLFPTNRVGDDIEIYASSTRDTVKTVALNLRQQTEKKEFPNYCLSDFVAPKESGLQDYIGAFAVTGGLEEDALADEYEQAHDDYNKIMLKALADRLAEAFAEYLHQQVRKEYWGYSADEDLSNDELIRENYQGIRPAPGYPACPDHTEKAKIWQLLDVENQIGMQLTSSYAMWPGASVSGWYFSHPDSKYFAVAQLQRDQVEDYALRKGMSVNELERWLAPNLGYDPED, from the coding sequence TTGACTGGACGAGTGACGTAAAGGGCAATAATGATCTTCTGGTTCTGACTCAACCAGATATTATCCGTGAGATCCATAACCAATATTTTGACGCGGGTGCAGATATTGTTGAGACAAATACATTTAACTCAACCAGTATTGCAATGGCAGATTACAAAATGGAATCGTTATCTGCGGAAATTAATGAAGCTGCTGCGCGCATTGCTCGTGAATGTGCAGATGAATGGACACGAAAAACACCAGAGAAGCCGCGCTATGTTGCCGGTGTTTTAGGGCCAACCAACCGTACGGCGTCAATCTCTCCTGATGTAAATGATCCCGCTTTTCGTAATATCAGTTTTGATCAGTTAGTGGATGCTTATCGTGAATCAACGAGAGCGTTGATCAAAGGTGGTGTTGATCTCATCATGATCGAAACCATTTTTGATACATTGAATGCAAAAGCGGCCATTTTCGCTGTAGAAACAGAATTTGAAGCATTGGGGATCACGTTGCCAATTATGATTTCAGGCACGATCACGGATGCATCCGGCCGTACATTATCAGGGCAAACAACAGAAGCTTTTTATAATTCATTGCGTCATGCTCAACCTCTCTCTTTTGGTCTGAACTGCGCGCTTGGGCCTGATGAACTAAGGCAGTATGTTTCTGAATTATCAAGGATTGCTGAGTGCTATGTGAGTGCTCATCCAAACGCAGGTCTACCGAATGCTTTTGGTGAATATGATCTTGATGCACAAAATATGGCAGGGCAAATTCGTGAGTGGGCACAAGCTGGTTTCTTAAATATTGTTGGTGGTTGTTGTGGAACAACACCGTTACATATCAAAAAGATGGCTGAAGCTGTTAAGGGAATAGCCCCGCGTATTTTGCCGAAACAGCCTGTTGAGTGTCGGCTTTCAGGTTTAGAGCCACTAAATATTGGTAAAACATCTTTATTTGTTAACGTTGGTGAGCGGACGAATGTAACGGGTTCAGCAAAATTCAAACGTTTGATTAAAGAAGGCAATTACCAAGAAGCGTTAGATGTTGCTCGTCAACAAGTTGAAAATGGTGCGCAAATTATTGACATCAACATGGATGAAGGCATGTTGGATGCAGAAGCTGCGATGGTGCGTTTTCTAAATCTAATTGCAGGTGAGCCTGATATTGCCCGTGTGCCTATTATGATCGACTCTTCAAAATGGGCGGTTATTGAAAAAGGGCTTAAATGTATTCAAGGTAAAGGGATTGTGAATTCTATTTCGATGAAAGAGGGAGAGGCGGCTTTTATCGGACATGCAAAATTAGTACGTAAATATGGTGCAGCCATGGTGGTTATGGCTTTTGATGAAGCAGGCCAAGCTGATACGCGTGAACGAAAAATAGAAATTTGTCGACGTGCTTACCAAATATTAACGAAAACCGTCCATTTTCCACCAGAAGATATTATTTTTGACCCAAATATTTTTGCTGTTGCAACTGGAATTGAAGAACATAACAATTATGCTGTTGATTTTATTGAAGTCTGTAAAGACATCAAAGAACAACTTCCTCATGCAATGATTTCCGGTGGCGTATCTAATGTCTCGTTTTCATTTAGAGGGAATGATCCTGTCCGTGAGGCTATTCACGCCGTCTTTCTTTATTATGCGATCCGTAATGGTATGGATATGGGGATCGTTAATGCGGGCCAACTTGCCATCTATGATGATCTTCCGGCAGAACTTAAAGATGCTGTTGAAGATGTTATTTTAAATCGCCGAGAAGATAGCACTGAGCGTTTATTAGAATTAGCAGAAAAATACCGCGCAACCAGTAGTGGTGAGCAACAAGTTCAGCAAGCAGAGTGGCGCTCTTGGGAAGTTGAAAAACGCTTAGAATATGCCTTGGTGAAAGGGATTACTGAATTTATTACTGAAGATACTGAGGAAGCAAGGCAACGCGCAACTAGCCCCATTGAGGTGATTGAAGGGCCACTGATGAATGGCATGAATGTGGTTGGCGATCTCTTTGGGGAAGGGAAAATGTTTTTACCTCAAGTTGTAAAATCAGCACGAGTGATGAAACAAGCTGTTGCATATTTAGAACCTTATATTCAGGAGCTAAAACAGTCGGGCAGTAGTGCAGGTAAAATTTTATTAGCAACTGTGAAGGGTGATGTTCACGATATTGGTAAAAATATCGTAGGCGTTGTTTTGCAATGCAATAATTATGAAATTATTGATTTAGGCGTGATGGTGCCTTGTGAGACAATTTTAAAAACTGCAAGAGAACAACATGTTGATATTATTGGGTTATCTGGGCTAATTACACCGTCATTAGATGAAATGGTGCATGTTGCTAAAGAGATGGAGCGCCAAGGATTTACACTTCCTTTGATGATCGGTGGAGCAACAACGTCAAAAGCACATACAGCAGTGAAAATCGAACCAAATTATAGCCATTCAGTAACCTATGTTCAGAATGCTTCAAGAACGGTTGGTGTTGTCTCTGCCTTGTTATCAGCCACGCAAAAAGAGGCTTTTGTCGAGCGTACTCGCCGTGAATATGAGGTCGTGCGCGAACAACATGGCCGTAGAAGACCAAAAACGCCACCCGTTTCATTAGAAGCTGCTCGGTCAAATGCGGTAAAAATTGATTGGCAAAATTATCAGCCAGTAGTGCCTCGTTTTATTGGTGTGAAAGAAGTTAAAGCTTCAATTGATACGCTTCGTCATTATATAGATTGGACACCTTTCTTTATGACTTGGTCTTTGGCAGGAAAATACCCGCGTATTTTAGAAGATGAAATTATTGGGGAAGAAGCGCGTAAATTATTATGCGATGCCAATGAAATGCTGGATAAGCTAGCAAAAAATAAATCACTTACACCAAGAGGAGTATTTGGGTTATTTCCTACAAATCGTGTTGGTGATGATATTGAAATTTATGCTTCTTCAACAAGAGATACAGTCAAAACAGTGGCATTAAATCTGCGCCAGCAAACGGAGAAAAAAGAGTTTCCAAACTATTGTTTGTCTGATTTTGTGGCACCTAAAGAGAGTGGCTTGCAAGATTATATCGGTGCATTCGCGGTGACTGGAGGATTAGAAGAGGATGCCTTAGCCGACGAATATGAACAAGCACATGATGATTATAATAAAATTATGTTAAAAGCTTTAGCAGACCGATTAGCAGAAGCTTTTGCCGAATATTTGCATCAGCAAGTGAGAAAAGAGTATTGGGGTTATAGCGCCGATGAAGATTTGTCAAATGATGAGCTAATTCGTGAAAATTATCAGGGTATTCGTCCAGCACCTGGTTACCCAGCCTGTCCAGATCACACTGAAAAAGCGAAGATTTGGCAGCTATTAGATGTTGAAAACCAAATAGGCATGCAGCTTACAAGTTCTTACGCTATGTGGCCAGGTGCTTCGGTATCCGGTTGGTATTTTAGTCACCCTGATAGTAAATATTTTGCAGTAGCTCAGTTGCAGCGGGATCAAGTAGAAGATTATGCATTGCGTAAGGGTATGTCTGTCAATGAGTTAGAACGATGGTTAGCGCCTAATCTTGGGTATGATCCCGAAGACTAG